In the Bacillus sp. HSf4 genome, TTTGCGATCATGCTCATCGTCCTCTTGTCAAACCTGTACGGCGATCGCTTAAGAGACCGGTTTGATGTCAAAAACAACAAAGGAGTTTCTTAATATGCCGATTTTATCCATTGAGAGCTTATCGATCAGCTCTCGGCAGCAAACCATTGTCAAAAACGTTTCTTTTTCGATTGGCGAAGGGGAATGGCTCGCGCTGCTCGGGGAAAGCGGCAGCGGAAAAAGCCTGACCGCGTCAGCCATCACCGGGCTGCTTCCGGACGGATTAACGGCGTCCGGCGGAGATGTGCGATTCATGGGGCATCATATGCTTCAGGCCGGCCGCAAAGCGCTCCAGCGCATGCGCGGAAAAGAGATCGCCTGCATTTTTCAGGATTCTCACGGGGCATTCACCCCTTTTATAAGAGTCGGAAGACAAATTGATGAAATGGTCAAAACACATACGAATTGGCCGAAGAAAAAGCGAAAAGAAGCGATTCTCCGCTCTTTTCAAGATGTCTCTCTTCCGGAAAACAGAGTATATGAAAGCTACCCGTTTCAATTGAGCGGCGGACAGCTGCAAAGGGCTGCGATCGCTCAAGCGATGGTGCTCCGGCCGAAGCTTTTAATCGCCGACGAACCGACGACGGCTTTGGACAGCATCACGGCGGCGGACGTTTTAAAGCAGTTGGCCGTACTGCGCGCTAAAACAAACTGTGCGATCCTTTTTATCACCCATGACTTGAGGCTTGTCAAAAAATATGCCGACAAGGCGGCCGTCATGCAAAACGGGGAAATTGTTGAAACCGGCTTAACCGCCGACTTCATCAACCATCCAAAACACGAATACACGAAGCGTCTATTCGCGGCCGTTCCGCCGCTTGAAAACCCTCCGCTCAGGCTGATGGCACAGCCTGCAGAAAAGAAAACGGCGCTTTCGGGAACAGGAGGTGCTTCATGACCCATCCAGAGGAGACCATCCTTCGTGTCAGCAATCTGACAAAACATTATGCTTGCGGCCACAAAGCGGTTGACAGCGTATCATTTTCCATTCGAAAGGGTGAATGTCTCGGGCTTGCCGGTGAAAGCGGCAGCGGGAAAAGCACCCTCGCCCGCTGCCTCCTGCTGCTGGAACAAATCGATCAGGGAGAGATTTGGCTTCATCAACATCGCTTGAGGAGCATAAACAAAAAAGAAGTACGCAGACAGCGCCGGAAGCTTCAGGCTGTTTTCCAACATCCAGCCGCATCATTAAATCCAAAGCTGAACATCATCGATTCATTAATGGAGCCGTTGGATGTTTCCAAACAAGACATACCGCCATTTTTAGAGGATTGCAGAGGCAGCCGCCGGCTGGCCGCTGAACGGCTGTTTTCCATGGTCGGTCTAAAGCCGCCCCTTCTTGACCGCTATCCCCATGAATTAAGCGGTGGACAGCTGCAGCGGGTTATGATCGCCAGAGCCATCAGCACCCAGCCTTCTTTCATCATCTTTGATGAGCCTACGGCAAGCCTTGATGTCACGAGTCAGGCGAAAATCCTGAACCTTCTCAAAGATTTGCAGGACGAGATGGGGCTTTCCTATTTGTTTATTTCCCATGATCTTGCGGCTGTCCACTTCATGAGCCATCGCATCATGGTGATGAAAGACGGGCAGATTGCCGATCAATTTGCAAAAGAAGAGCTGTTTTCCACAGGAAGGCACCCTTATACAAAAAAGCTGCTTCAGGTGTTTCAATCTTAAGGGGGGTTACAAAAAAATGAATCACAGGCATTATCTTGCGGTGGCCGTTCCGCTGATCATTTCAACGATCACCACTCCGCTGCTCGGAGCGGTTGATACGGCGGTGGCCGGACAGCTTTCTTCCCCTGCTTACATCGGCGGCGTTGCGGTTGGAACGATGATCTTTAATACGATGTATTGGCTCCTTGGTTTTTTAAGGGTGAGCACATCGGGATTCGCCGCTCAGTCGCTCGGCGCCCAAAACAGGTCGGAGAGCGTGCTGGCTCTCGCCCGGCCCGTTTGCATTGCGTTTTTTGCCGGACTGATGTTCATCCTTTTGCAAAAACCCCTTGAATATACGGCGCTGATCATGATCCAGCCGGATCAGCACACGGCGGAATTTGCCTCGCAATATTTTTCGCTCAGGATTTGGGGAGCTCCTTTTGCTTTAATGAGCTATTGCATTCTCGGCTGGCTGATGGGAATGTCCCTCATCAAAGTGACATTGCTTCTGCAAGTGTCGATGAATATCTTAAATATCGCCCTTGATATCGTCTTTGTTTATGTCTTTCATATGGAAGTGAACGGCATCGCGGCAGCCACCCTGATTTCAGAATTGACGGGCTGCCTGATCGGCTGCTGGCTTGTGAAAAGAAATGCCGCCATCTCGTTTAAACTTCCGCCTGTCAAGCTGTTGTTCGACCCAAAACCGTTTAAAAAAATGATGATCGTCAACCGTGATTTATTAATCAGAACATTGTGCCTGCTGACGGTTTTCAATTTATTTACGGCTAAAGGGGCTGATTTCGGAGCTGAAATTTTGGCCGCAAATGCGATCTTGATCCAAATTCATTACATGATGGCTTACGTTTTTGACGGGTTCGCCAATGCATCAAGCATTTTTACAGGCAAAGCCGTCGGGAGAATGGATCGGGAGCTCTATGCCCGCACGCTTTCCCTTTCGACCCAGTGGGCGCTTATCTCTGCAGTGCTGCTTTCGGCCGGCTATTTTCTCTTGAAAGATGCAATCATTCCTTTATTTACACCGCTTGAAAGCGTCCTGGAAGCGGCGAAAACATATGATGTTTGGATTGTTCTCTTTCCTTTGGCCGCAAGTTTTGGACTGATTTTTTACGGGATCTTCATCGGAGCCACTGAAATCGGCCCGGTTAGAAATTCGATTGCTTTGGCCGCTCTTGTCTTTTTAGCCGCCTTTTTCACCGCTGTGCCCGTTTTCGGAAACCATGGGCTGTGGCTCTCCTTTCTTTTATTCAGCTTCGGCCGTTCCTTATTTTTATGCATGGCTGTGCCTGGACTGACCGGACGGATTTTCGGAAAACGGGAGCTGCATGAGATGAAGGCTGAAGCCGAATCATAAAGAACCCGGCTCGGGAGCCCGAGCCGGGTTTTTCAGGTCAATATTTCGTTAATTGCATGACGAAATCGTTCAAATGATCTAGTGTCATGATATTTTGGTTGCATGTTTCACTGTCATAGCAAATGTAATTGCCCCTGTCCGTATAGGTTTCTTTGCCGCTTTTCACCCTGGACATGAACAGTCCGATCTCTTCGGCCCTGTTGCATATCGAACAGATTCCTTTTTTATTGCTGGGTCTGATCGTTCCGTATATTCCCGTCAGCTTTCCGCCGATATCCACAATCATATATTTTCTGCCCGAGCCTGCATCATTCCATCCTAAATAGGAATATCTCCTGAAATCCATCTGCTCAAATTCGGGAGTTTTTAACTTTTTCACCTTAGAAAACAGCTTTTTGACCTTTGCTGCCGTTACCTGCTGAAACGGGATCACAAGGTCCTCTAACTCGGCTAAAAAGCGCGCGGCTCCGCTGTTGTCTTCGACTTCAACCATTTTGCTCAGCAAAGCCTTTTGGTCATTGCTGAGATCAGGAAACAGATCTAAGACTTGATGGAAAGCATTGGATTTCAAAGCGTCAAGCACGTTTCCATCCTTGACGTTCGCATGCCCCTGGACAAGGCTGTCCGTTTGAAATTGAATAAAATGATATTGATCATTTCTGATAAAAGGTTCCATATTCGCTGTATTTACATTCTTCACTTGTGCCAGCTCCTTATTTATATATTTTAAAAATAAGGTGCAAAGCCGTATGATCAGAAATGATACCTTACAATCAGGCGATTCGTTTAGAGCTCCACCTCATGCAAAGTATCGCCTTTCAAGATAACAGGCTTTGCATGAGACGCTGCAGTTGGCAAATGAATGTCATTTACCATTTTACCACCTCCGAATGATGAATCTATTATACATGATCATCGTATTCAATCTCAATAATATCATCGAGCTTTAATCTGTGGTGTTGATCTGTACAGCTCATGATGCGGAGCTCCCGCTTCAGGGCGTCAACATAGTGAACGCGGCCGGCCAGCTTTTTCATTTCCCCTTGTTGGTAATAAGTAAATTGCAAAGGCCTGTTTTCTTCCATCGCTTCACAAATCCGTTCATTCAATTCTTCATATTTTTGTTCATCTAAAACCGGTTTTTCATGTTTATGAAGGCTCTCATGATACTCCCTAAGCAATTCCACGTGTTCCGGCAGCATCATCGAGACCCATTTGATGCTGCCTCTGTCTTTTAGCATCACACGTTCTCCTTTCTATGCCTGATGTCCGCCGACAAGCTTTGACCGCAGACGGGCGGTCCCGGCGTTTGTATAAGAAGCGGCGCGCAAAAGCGCTGTTGAACCGTACCGTTCCCTGATGCCGTCCATCACATAGCCGAGCATCCGCTTTTTTTCCTGATCGGGATGGAAAAGGTCGAGCTGCATATAGATGTCATCCTCGATATTGGAAAGGGAAACGGAAATTTTCCGAACCGTTTTTCCTTCATAAAAGCGGTCAAACAAGGCAAGGCATGTGTGATAAAGGTCCAGTGTAATATTTGAAGGACGCTCCATCGTTTTCGAACGGTAAAACCCGCCGCCAAGCTCATCGCGGCTGTATTCGATTCCGAGGCTGACGGTCCGTCCCGCCTGCCGGTGGGCGCGCGCCCTTTTGGCCACCTCTTCGCACATTTCAAGGATGACATGTTGGACTTCAGCCGGGTCCGGATAATCGCGAAGCAGAATCTGGCTCTTCCCATAGCTGACCTGTCCGGCCATGATCGGCGCTCCGAGCGCTGAAAGGTCAATGCCCCATGCATGATAGTACAGCTGGTTTCCCATCACACCGAATGTTTTCTCAAGGCGCTTGAGATCATATTGCGCCAGCTGGCCAACCGTAAAAATCCCCATCCTGTTCAGCCTTCTTTCCAGCCTGGAGCCGATTCCCCACATTCGCCGCAGCGGAGACAGCGGCCAAAGCTTCGTTTTCACATCTTCATAACCCCAAACGGCCACACCGTCCGGCGCCCTTTTCGCTTCAAGATCAAGGCACAGCTTAGCCATCAGCATATTGGGCCCAATTCCGACGGTACACGGCAGACCAAATTCCCTTGCCATGTCGTCCTGTATTTTCATGGCGATCGTCCGCGCGTCTCCCCACATGCTCTCGACGCCGTCCACCTGAATAAAGCTTTCATCAATGCTGTACGTGTGAATGGCGTCATGCGGAACATAGCGGCCAAACAGCCGGGTGAGCTCTGTGGAAACGCGGACAAATACCGCCATCTTTGGATTGACGAGCTGAATGCGCGGATCGTCCGGAATCTGATACACCCTTGTCCCTGTTTGAACACCGAACTCTCTTTTCAGAGCCGGAGAAGCCGCCAAGACGACGCTCCCCTGCCGCTCCGTATTCCCGACAACCGCCAGCAGGCAAGTCATCGGATCAAGTCCGAGCAAGACGGCGGCACAGCTTGCATAAAAACTCCGCATATCAACACACAAAATCGAGCGCGCCGGATATTGACTGTAATCCATCATCTTCACCTTCCAAAAGAACTGATGTTCGCACAATTAGTGTATGAATACTATACTGCGAATATACGTTCGATTTCCAGGTGTAAATTTACCCAATGAAAATATTCCCTTTGAGTCTTTCATTTTCCGTTAACTGAAACCGGGTTTTTGAGTAATAAAAAAAGCATCCCAAACCGGGATACTTTTTCTATTCGGTCAATTTTTCAATCTGGCCCATCACATCGCTGATCTGCTGAGCGCTTTGCACCAGCTCTGACTGCTCCAGCTTCTCAACTGTTAATTTTCCTTCCTCAACACTTTTCAAAACATCCTCAGCGCTTTTTTGCAGTGTTTCATTATGCTTCTCAATCGTCTTATGAATCTCGGCTGCGGCATCGGGAGGGGTTAATTCATTAAAATCGGCTGCAGCCTGCCGAACAGACTCAAGCTGCGTTTCCAGCTTTTCTCTTGCATGCGTGTCGTTTACAGCCTGTTCAGCTAAGGAAGGTGCCTCCTCCGCAAATGTTTTCACTTTTTGAATATAGCCGGCCGCTTCATTTGTATAGTTCAATCCGTCAAGCATTCCGCATCCGCCCGCACCTAAAAGGCCGATTCCGGCAAGAACTGTAAGAATTCTTTTCATTGTTTACCTCCTCACCGTTTCTTCTTGATTTTTTCTTTCACAATCGAAATTCATTTTTCTTTCGCTAAAGGCAGACCTTTCTTCACCAGTTCACGCTTCAGCCATTTCCTAAGCTTGGACACAGTCAGTCTCCTTTCCCTTTTGATAAAAATGAAAAAACTCCACCGATTTGGTGAAGTTGATAAACAAAAAGACCTTCACCAAATCAGATTTGGCAAAGGTCTCGCTAACAATTAGATTGCCAGCAAAGCCGAGGATTTAAGACATCCCGTAATGACGACTTTACTGTGACAGCTACTCCCCTTTGGAGTATTCATTTTTATTACTTTGATTTTAAAGCACAAAGCCTATCCAGTCAAATTCCTGCTAATCGGCTTATGAAAGAAATCGCTCTTTCCGCAAAAAAACCTTCTTTGGAAAGAAGGCGGTCTGGCTCACTCCCTGTGAAAAATATGATTGCCGTGTTGTCGAAACATAAAGCTTGAGCCCTGACAAGTTCGGGGATGGTCTATCTATGGGCCTGCTTTCCTACAAGCCGGAATGTTGCCGTATTCCCGGTTCTTTTTCATTTTGCGGTTTTATGCCCTCATTATACTCTACGAAAAAAAGAAAACAATTCAAAACAGGCTAAGCCGCTTGAGAACAGTGTTTTTTCTTAGTAAGATAAAAGAAGAAACGCCTAAAAGGAGAAGGCAAATGGATGAGAAACTGATTGAAAAAATGCTGGGACAGGCTCTGCGGCAGTATGGGCGAAATGTAGCAACCGATCCGCTCAGCCCCCATGAAAAGCAAATCCTGAAGCTGGCGCTGAAGGAAAGGCGGATCGAGGAGCCTGACGAGGGGCTGCATGCGCATATTGAAGACGTCATTTATGATTATGTGACAAACCAGGGCATGTTTTCCTAAACGTGACAGGCTTTAGGCTTCCTAGAAGGAGGCTTTTTTCTTTCCCACATTATAGAAAAACCTCTATTCAGCACCATCTGTTTCATGTATGATAGTACAATAAAACATGTCTGGAGAGTTCATCATGAAACAGAAATGGCAAAGTATCCACCCGCTCAGCTGGACCATTATTGTCGGAACGATTTTCGGACGGATGGGCACGACAATGAGCATTCCTTTTTTAGCGATTTACTTGACACAGGTAAAAGGCGCTTCAGCGTCTTTTGCCGGAGCCGTGATAGCGGTAAGCTCCCTGATCGGGATTGCGGCGAGCTTTTATGGAGGATATTTGTCAGACCGGTTCGGCCGGAAAAAGATCATGCTGCTGTCGATTTTCGGCTGGGTGCTCGTATTTGCCGGCTTTGCCCTCGCTGATCACGTATGGACCTTCTTTTTGATGAATGCCTTAAACGGATTGTGCCGCGCCCTGTTTGAGCCGACTTCAAGAGCGCTGCTTTCGGATGTATCCAAACCTGAGACGCGCCTCTTTGTCTTCAACCTCAGATATGCGGCGATCAACCTCGGCGTTGTCTTCGGGCCGCTTTTGGGCCTCTACCTCGGCTCTTCGAAAACGACGCTGCCGTTTTTTATCGCCGCTTTTATTTATTTGCTTTACGGAGCGGGCCTGGTGATTCAATTTAAAAACCACGACGTCCCGGCGATGGAGACGAACAAGCGCATCAAAGTAAAGGATGCCTTGCAGGTGACAAGAACGGACCGGGTGTTTACGATCACACTGATCGGCTCGATTCTTTGTTTGTTCGGCTACTCCCAGTTTTCATCAACGCTGGCGCAGTATATGTCGGCAAGCCCTTTCATCGAAGACGGAACGAAGATATTCGGGATCATGCTGACGTTAAATGCTGCGACCGTGCTGATCGTACAGTACCCGATCGTACAAATCGCAAAACGGTTTTCGCCGATTTTGTCGCTCATCACAGGCAATGTTTTGGTCAGCATGAGTCTGTTCAGCCTTTCATTTTTCCATGACCTCTTGTCGATCACCTTCATTGTCATATTGTTTACAATAGGAGAAGTGCTGTTATTTTCGATGATGGATATATTGGTTGACCAAATTGCACGCCCTGAACTGAAGGGGACCTACTTCGGAGCGATGGGCTTCACCCAGCTGGGAAGCGTCATCGGCCCGTGGGCAGGCGGAATACTGCTGGATACGTTCGGAGCGGGAAAGCCTTTTTTCACCTTTTCGATCCTGGCCCTCGCCACCCTTTGCGGCTCACCTTTCCTCTTTGCGGCTTTCCGCAGAGTCAGAATGGTGGAAGCTGCAAAAGTGAACATCCATGCAAAGAAAACATTGCAGCATTAAAAAAAGCGCCTGGCCATCTTCCAAAGGCCGGCGCTTTTGATTATACAGTCTGACGAAAATCGGCCGGCGCCACGAGTTCAACTTTGATGCGGTCGGGATCTTCCGCATACAGCGCATAATGCCCGTCCCCGCCGGCGAACGGATGTCTGTCTTCATAGAGCAGCCGATAGCCGCGTTCCATCAGCTGCTCTGTCATATCATCGACCTGGGCTTTTGAATCCGCCTGAAAGGCAAGATGATTTAAGCCGACCCGGCGTCTGTGATAGCCCGCTTCTATAAATCTCTCTTCGGCCTGAACCAAAACGATGTAAGCCCGTTCCTTCTTCCAGCTGATGCCACCCTCCCAGCGCTGGTAAGCCTCATAGCCGAGCTCCTGTAAAAACCATCCCCAAAAACGCTTTGACCTGTCTAAATTGGAAACATACAGTTCGATATGATGAATCACAGCTTTTCCTCCCCGCTTTACACCCGTCTGACCAAAATCTTTTCGACCTTGTGGCCTTCCCCTTTTTTCAAAATTAAATCCGACCGGAATTTTGTCGGCAAAATGTTTTCATACAGGTTGGGGCGGTTGACCGTCTCCCATATCGATTTCGCCATCGCATCCGCTTCGGGATCTGTGAGATCTTTAAATTTATGAAAATAAGAAGTCGGATCTTGAAAAGCCGTCTCCCTGAGCATCCGGAACCGCTCGAGATACCATTTGATAATGAGAGCTTCCTCTGCATCCACATAAATTGAAAAATCAAAGAAATCAGATACGAAAACCCGCGGCTTTGTCCGATCATCTTCAATCGTCGGTGTTTGCAGCACATTGACGCCTTCAATAATGACAATATCCGCCTCCTCCACCGTTTCATAAACGCCTTCCATTCTGTCGTATGTTAAATGGGAGTAGACGGGTGCTTTGACGCTTTTCTTCCCTGATTTTAAATCGTTTAAAAATTCAAGCAGCGCCTTTACATCATAGCTTTCCGGAAATCCTTTTCTTGACATCATCTGTTTTTCTGAAAGAACCGCATTTGGATACAAAAACCCGTCCGTTGTAATCAGGCTGACCTTCAGACGCTCCCGCAAGCGGGAAAGCGCGGTTTGAATGATTCTGGCCGTCGTGCTTTTCCCGACCGCCACGCTTCCGGCAATCCCGATGATAAACGGAATTTTGGCTGCATGGGGGTAATTCAGAAAACCGTTCACACGGGAGTTCCGTTCATATTGAGAAGTCCGGTGCAAGTAAAGAAGCCTTGCCAGCGGAACATAAATCGTCTCAACCTCCTCCAAAGACAGATAATCATTTAAACCTTCAAGCTCTTTCGCCTCCTCTTCGGTCATCTCTACCGACATATGTCCGCCCAGATGCGCCCAGGCGTCCCGGGTATGACTCGTATATAACGTTTGCAAATTCAAATCTTGGTTTGCCATATTTCTCACCTGTCCCTCTGTTCATACGCTGTATGACTAGATATCTGATCCAAACCGCTTTTTCTATTATATAGAATTTTTAGAATATTTACGAGGGATCAGGATCGAGAAATGCTTATATCAGAAAACTGTTTTGATTTCCGTTTTAAATCAAACGGCTTCGTCAAGGTGCCCCCTGGCAGGCTCACCACGGAATGCTGAATTCGCCGGATGGGAGATCCTCAATATCCGCTTGGCTTTCTGCCGAATCCTTCTGTTTTGACAATAAAAAAAGAGCGCAGGTTCGCACTCTAAAAACAGCCGGGCATTCACACGACATATTTGCTTTGTCTGTGCGCCGCGTAATAAGCGGCGGCCGACAGCAGGCCGATGGCGGCGGCCAGAATCAGGATGATCGGAAAGATCTCTACCTTAACCGGTGTAAACAGCTTAAAATGGCCGTTGAAATTGAAAACCGCATGCCCGAGATTGGACAAAAGGTTTTTCAAATCAAATTTGCCCAGTACCGGAACCAGCAGGCTGTAGATGATATAAAGCAGAGCAGGCGCCGCAAAACTCCTCAACAGAATGCCCAAATAAAACCCGATCGTTGTGAAAATAAAGCTGACTGCCGCTATGACAATAAATTGAAGCAGGATATTGCTTTTTGACACCTCCGGTATTGTGAACTGGTCGACCGGAATCGTCCGCGCTGCCTGGGAATAAAGAATAAGGCTCGACACATATGCCGCACATAAAACGGCGGACATTCCGACAAGCATCACCATATAGACCGAGCACTGTTTGGCCAGCAAAACCGACTTCCAATCATGTCTGACCGCCTTGATTTTCACCGTCTTAAATCGCATGTCATAGGAAGAAATATAAATGGCGTAAAGCGTAAAGGCGAGCGGAAACAAAATAAACCCCATCCACTCCATCGTGGTGACGACCGCTTGTTTCGGCTGGAGATTGTGAAGCGACAGCACGAAATTCTCATAGTCATATCTTAAAATATTTTCAACGATCTCCCCGTCGCCGTCCTTGCTTTTGAGCTCCCCTTCCTTCACCTTGACTGGCGAGTCAAGCGCCTTTTGAATATCGATACCGAGCTGTTTGTATTCAGCTTCGGTTTTCAAAAACAGCCGGTAGCTGCCTTCTGTATTCTGATACTGAAAGTATATGTACCCGGATGAAATCAGCAACAGAGGAATGATCAAAAGCAAGAGCGTTTTTGAATAGTATTGATAGGCAAGCTCGTTCTTCAGGATTTTATAAATATTCTTTATAGACATCGCCCAAATCTGCCCCATTCGCTTTAAAATTTTCCACATGAACAGCCGAACCGTCTTTCAGCACGAACAATTGATCAACGATCGAAGAGTAAAATTCGAATTGGTGACCCGCAGCCACAATCGTCATTTCGCTTGACCAGTCATTGATCATCTCCTGAAGCTCTATCATTGAACGATAGTCAAATCCGTTTGATATCTCATCCAAAAACAAGTACGCCGGTTTGTTTAAGGCGGCGATCGTTAAAGCGAGCTTTTTTCTTTGCCCGTAGGAATAGGTTTTGACTTTCTTTTTCAAGAGCGAGTGATCGAGAAATGTTTGCGACGTCTGTTCGAGCTCTTCTTTTTTAACGGGTTTGTTTAATAAGATTTTGATGTTTTGATAGCCTGTGAGATTGAAATAAAACGGGGAATCATCATAAATGACATGCACCCGGTCTCTGACGGCTTCAAGGGGTTCGCCGTCATAGCGAATGCCGCCTTCGTAGTGTTCCAGCTTAAGCAGGCATTTCAAGAGCGTCGTTTTTCCGGCGCCGTTTTCCCCCATCAGGAAGCTGACTTTATTTTTTTCAATATTCATATTGAGACGGTTGAAGACCGTCTGATTTCCATACATTTTTGTCAAATGATTGATGTTAATCAATGGAAAAATCCTTTCTTAGGCGAGGATGGTGTTGCAACATTCTCCATTATACAACGCTGCCAAGATTTTCAAAATAGTCTTTTAGCAGCGTTGTATGCCGTTTGTTTATTTCAAATTAATCCTTTCCATATTTGCCTTTTTTGTTGACCCATCTTCTGTCGGTATAGGTTGTGCTGGCAAATTCAACATCTCCCCACGGCGTCACACTCCCGATACTGTGCGTTTTTTTCGCCCGCCATTTGTGAAGCCCCGTGGATTTGTAATACCTTTTGATCCCTTTCGCCCTCACGACATTCGGAAAGATGTAGCCCACATCCTGGAAGCCGCTGCTTTTGGATATTTTTTTGCCGTTGTAGTACCAGTCAATCTCATCTTTCGACCAAGCGAGAAAGCTCCCTCTTTTAATCGTGAGCCTTTTTCCCGAATAGGCCGAGAGACCGCTTTGAACACCGGCCTGTTTCGGAAGTGACTGGACATACTCTGTTTTGGCCTCAAGCAGTTCTTTCTGTTCATCTGTCAGCCGTCCGTCTTCTGAAGCCGCCGCAAACGAGGATGGAACCAGAAGCGCTGCCGACAAAGACACGCCTAAAATTGTTTTTTTCATTTTAACGCCCCCGTATTTTTTCAACATTTTTATGTATGTCTTGAGATGGCACCCGTGAAACATTTCCAGCAGCAAAAACGGTTTACGGTCGCGCATTCTATTATTTTAAGCGATGGAAAGAGTGAATCCTAGAAAATCAGACCATTTTATTATTACCTATTGGAAATTATCACCTCCTATATTCTATATTGTAGCATATTTTTCCTTATTAACAATTCTATTTTCTAAGAAATAACGAATCTGTTACCGACTACTATATTCCATAAAATGATAATGGCATCTTCTTAATAGGGATTTTTTTAATTCTTGGAACTTGAGACCCAGGCGTCAGACTGATTCTCAAACTGAACGGAGGCCATGTGCAAAAAAGACGGCCAAAAATCAAGGCAGTCTTTAAATGTTGTTGGATTTATCGTCTGATTTACTTTTGGAAGGAAACATCCGCTGTTCACCCTTTTCATAAAGAACGAGCAATTGCCGAATGATAGACAGCTTTGGCGCTGTCCAGTATACAAACAGAGCTGACACGATGCCAAGGAGAGCTCCCGCGGCCACATCAAATGGATAGTGGACGCCGGACCAAATCCGGGAAATCCCTACGGCGAATGCGAGCACAAGCCACAGCCATCCCGTTTTTTTATGAAACAGGAAAAACATAAAACCGATTGAAAAAAACAGGATCGTATGGTCGCTCGGAAACGAATTGTCAATATCGTGTTCAATCAACTTGTTGACATTTC is a window encoding:
- a CDS encoding VOC family protein; the protein is MHHIELYVSNLDRSKRFWGWFLQELGYEAYQRWEGGISWKKERAYIVLVQAEERFIEAGYHRRRVGLNHLAFQADSKAQVDDMTEQLMERGYRLLYEDRHPFAGGDGHYALYAEDPDRIKVELVAPADFRQTV
- the coaA gene encoding type I pantothenate kinase translates to MANQDLNLQTLYTSHTRDAWAHLGGHMSVEMTEEEAKELEGLNDYLSLEEVETIYVPLARLLYLHRTSQYERNSRVNGFLNYPHAAKIPFIIGIAGSVAVGKSTTARIIQTALSRLRERLKVSLITTDGFLYPNAVLSEKQMMSRKGFPESYDVKALLEFLNDLKSGKKSVKAPVYSHLTYDRMEGVYETVEEADIVIIEGVNVLQTPTIEDDRTKPRVFVSDFFDFSIYVDAEEALIIKWYLERFRMLRETAFQDPTSYFHKFKDLTDPEADAMAKSIWETVNRPNLYENILPTKFRSDLILKKGEGHKVEKILVRRV
- a CDS encoding ABC transporter permease, whose product is MSIKNIYKILKNELAYQYYSKTLLLLIIPLLLISSGYIYFQYQNTEGSYRLFLKTEAEYKQLGIDIQKALDSPVKVKEGELKSKDGDGEIVENILRYDYENFVLSLHNLQPKQAVVTTMEWMGFILFPLAFTLYAIYISSYDMRFKTVKIKAVRHDWKSVLLAKQCSVYMVMLVGMSAVLCAAYVSSLILYSQAARTIPVDQFTIPEVSKSNILLQFIVIAAVSFIFTTIGFYLGILLRSFAAPALLYIIYSLLVPVLGKFDLKNLLSNLGHAVFNFNGHFKLFTPVKVEIFPIILILAAAIGLLSAAAYYAAHRQSKYVV
- a CDS encoding ATP-binding cassette domain-containing protein → MININHLTKMYGNQTVFNRLNMNIEKNKVSFLMGENGAGKTTLLKCLLKLEHYEGGIRYDGEPLEAVRDRVHVIYDDSPFYFNLTGYQNIKILLNKPVKKEELEQTSQTFLDHSLLKKKVKTYSYGQRKKLALTIAALNKPAYLFLDEISNGFDYRSMIELQEMINDWSSEMTIVAAGHQFEFYSSIVDQLFVLKDGSAVHVENFKANGADLGDVYKEYL
- a CDS encoding undecaprenyl-diphosphatase, producing the protein MSFSELNIHVFRFIHELGKMYSILNPAVYFLAEYMMYVLALGLVVFWLTRTARNRLMVIYAVISFAIAEMLGKMAGSLYSNYQPFAVLRNVNKLIEHDIDNSFPSDHTILFFSIGFMFFLFHKKTGWLWLVLAFAVGISRIWSGVHYPFDVAAGALLGIVSALFVYWTAPKLSIIRQLLVLYEKGEQRMFPSKSKSDDKSNNI